A genomic stretch from Heptranchias perlo isolate sHepPer1 chromosome 28, sHepPer1.hap1, whole genome shotgun sequence includes:
- the LOC137299283 gene encoding zona pellucida sperm-binding protein 4-like isoform X2: MICDIDAKDHVDCGNATLGELACGAKGCCYDPVNVQTPCFYGKTAYIDCTNNGLFTIVVPRVATVPPLNLGSVYLVNNASSECIPVARTSEFIVFSFPLNSCGSMQMIDGQNITYTVDIMAKRRIRNGPRGSITRDSTFRLHVICHLTGSRNIPLMLVVNTPSPLPFVVKDGVLKMEMRIAKEESYSTWFADEDYPIVKFLREPVYVEVHLLHRVDANIALVLNDCWATQTSDPHHGKQWSILVNGCPYYGDNYLTQLHAVEATSSLPFPMHHKRFEVKTFAFWGREVQAILNGEVYFHCSATVCLLSEMEKCATTCDTGKRIARSSDFDTSTESLQQGLVTLKSPIIFTLAEENSVAESTQANENIVDAILLAAVVTTLALALISGLVLCWNCKQMYKHKS, encoded by the exons ATGATTTGTGATATTGATGCCAAGGACCATGTAGACTGTGGAAATGCTACACTTGGTGAGCTGGCATGTGGTGCTAAAGGATGCTGCTATGATCCAGTCAATGTGCAGACCCCTTGCTTTTATGGAAAAACAG CTTATATTGACTGCACAAACAATGGGCTATTTACCATTGTAGTCCCCAGGGTTGCAACAGTGCCCCCACTGAATCTTGGCTCTGTTTACTTGGTGAATAATGCAAGTTCTGAATGCATCCCTGTTGCCAGGACATCTGAATTTATTGTCTTCAGCTTTCCTTTGAATTCATGCGGGTCCATGCAAATG ATTGATGGACAAAACATCACTTACACAGTCGATATCATGGCAAAAAGGAGAATCCGAAATGGACCTCGTGGCTCTATAACCAGAGACAGTACTTTCAG GCTGCATGTGATATGCCACTTAACTGGCAGTAGGAACATTcctttgatgctggtggtgaacaCTCCTTCGCCCCTGCCTTTTGTAGTGAAGGATGGTGTCCTCAAAATGGAAATGAGGATTGCAAAAG AGGAGTCATACAGTACTTGGTTTGCTGATGAAGACTACCCGATAGTGAAATTTCTGAGGGAGCCAGTGTATGTAGAAGTACATCTTCTCCACAGAGTGGATGCTAATATTGCACTGGTCCTGAATGACTGTTGGGCAACCCAAACATCTGACCCTCATCATGGCAAACAATGGAGCATTCTTGTGAATGG GTGCCCATATTATGGTGATAATTACTTGACCCAGTTACATGCGGTCGAGGCAACTTCCAGCTTGCCGTTTCCAATGCATCACAAACGGTTTGAAGTGAAGACCTTTGCATTTTGGGGCCGGGAAGTTCAAGCAATTTTGAATGGCGAG GTCTACTTCCATTGTAGTGCAACTGTGTGCCTTCTGTCTGAAATGGAGAAGTGTGCCACAACTTGTGACACTGGCAAAA GAATAGCCAGAAGTTCAGACTTTGACACTTCAACTGAGTCCCTACAGCAAGGACTGGTAACACTGAAGAGCCCCATAATTTTCACTCTTGCTGAGGAAAATAGTGTTGCAGAGTCCACCCAGGCAAATG AAAATATAGTTG